Proteins encoded within one genomic window of Marasmius oreades isolate 03SP1 chromosome 4, whole genome shotgun sequence:
- a CDS encoding uncharacterized protein (BUSCO:EOG09260J53; CAZy:GT39) produces MAANIRNRRAGPSTSRVEPEEDERFQEEEHADDMYQNPSKRHPVEKTLETERASVVVVVVLTALAFALRFYKINQPDQVVFDEVHFGKFASYYIRGEYYFDVHPPFAKLLFGIAGWFCGFDGLFKFENIGDSYTANHVPYVGMRALSAVLGSLTIPVVYAIMKESGYSTIIAAFSASLILFDNAHVTQSRLILLDATLIFFMSLTMYAYIRFQKLRYREFTTEWWGWLLATGLFMACTWGSKVNGVLTVATIGVAVLIDLWMLLDHRKGYSMEHFWSHFAARAVGLIIVPFIIYLSFFYVHFALLPTSGPGDTFMSPAFQETLSGNEMLLNSQEIRYYDTVAMRHKDTKVYLHSHVERYPLKYDDGRISSQGQQVTGYGHNDSNNHWQIIPTKSLPETGRGRIVRHNDIIQLLHVNTDSVLLTHDVASPLMATNQEFTTWPKHDKTRYNETLFYMQLVDTPNDGEAWKSKSGYFRLLHAQTKVSMWTHNQQLPDWAFKQQEINGNKNPTERTATWFVDTIVADESGEPPVDRADSQPEKIPKKMNFFRKWGELQLLMLQHNAGLTASHPYASSPINWPFLLSGISFWTENESQKQIYLIGNIVGWWACLIGLSVYVGILGADLLARRRDVYPIPEPVRNRLWNSAGFFFLVWGIHYAPFFVMNRQLFIHHYLPSHLASALIAGAVLQFVLSDTINFPVSIRGPTTRAKPRMVTDIGLKGPIIFAVTCIVLFGFYVYMAPLTYGTPGLTGDEVNSRRFLSSWTLHFAAKKTEDVVV; encoded by the exons ATGGCGGCCAACATTCGGAATAGGCGAGCGGGTCCATCAACCTCGAGAGTTGAGCCTGAAGAGGACGAACGTtttcaagaagaagaacatGCCGACGATATGTACCAAAATCCT AGCAAAAGACATCCTGTCGAGAAAACATTGGAAACTGAGAGAGCAAGTGTGGTTGTGGTTGTAGTGCTGACTGCGTTGGCCTTTGCACTGCGTTTCTATAAAATCAACCAACCAGACCAAGTCGT TTTTGACGAGGTCCACTTCGGGAAATTTGCGTCGTACTACATTCGTGGGGAGTATTACTTCGATGTCCACCCACCCTTCGCCAAACTTTTATTCGGCATTGCCGGTTGGTTTTGTGGATTTGATGGTTTGTTTAAATTCGAGAACATTGGAGACAGCTACACAGCGAACCATGTTCCATACGTTGGCATGCGTGCATTGTCTGCTGTTCTTGGTAGTTTGACCATTCCGGTTGTATACGCTATCATGAAGGAGAGCGGCTATTCGACGATCATTGCTGCcttttctgcttctcttATCCTATTCG ACAATGCTCATGTTACCCAATCACGGCTTATTCTTCTCGATGCAACCTTGATATTTTTCATGTCCTTGACCATGTATGCTTATATCCGGTTCCAAAAGTTGCGATACAG GGAGTTCACTACCGAGTGGTGGGGATGGCTTCTAGCCACCGGGTTGTTCATGGCCTGTACTTGGGGATCCAAAGTAAACGGTGTACTCACCGTGGCAACCATTGGCGTAGCTGTGTTGATTGACTTGTGGATGCTGTTAGACCATAGAAAAGGCTACTCAATG GAACATTTCTGGAGTCATTTCGCCGCCAGGGCTGTTGGTCTGATAATCGTTCCGTTTATCATCTATTTATCCTTCTTTTACGTCCACTTTGCCCTTCTTCCCACTTCGGGTCCTGGCGACACCTTCATGAGCCCTGCATTCCAGGAGACACTCTCAGGAAACGAAATGCTTTTGAACAGTCAAG AGATCAGATACTACGACACAGTCGCAATGCGGCACAAGGACACCAAAGTGTACCTCCATTCTCATGTAGAGAGATACCCTCTCAAATACGACGATGGTCGTATCAGCAGTCAAG GACAACAAGTGACAGGTTATGGACACAACGATAGCAATAACCATTGGCAGATTATACCCACCAAATCGTTACCAGAGACAGGACGCGGGAGGATAGTTCGACACAACGACATCATTCAGCTTCTCCATGTCAATACCGACAGCGTGTTGCTCACTCATGACGTTGCTTCCCCTTTGATGGCCACAAATCAGGAGTTCACGACATGGCCGAAACATGATAAAACACGCTATAACGAGACTCTTTTTTACATGCAATTGGTCGACACACCAAACGACGGGGAGGCATGGAAAAGTAAATCAGGGTACTTCAGGTTACTTCACGCTCAAACAAAGGTCTCCATGTGGACACACAATCAACAGCTACCAGACTGGGCCTTCAAACAGCAAGAAATCAACGGTAATAAGAATCCAACCGAAAGGACCGCCACTTGGTTTGTGGATACGATCGTTGCAGACGAAA GCGGGGAACCACCTGTAGATCGTGCAGACTCTCAGCCCGAAAAGATCCCAAAGAAGATGAATTTTTTCAGGAAATGGGGCGAGCTTCAACTTCTCATGTTGCAACATAACGCCGGCCTCACCGCGTCTCACCCTTACGCCAGTAGTCCTATCAACTGGCCATtcctcttgagtggtatcaGCTTTTGGACAGAAAATGAATCCCAGAAGCAGATTTATCTCATCGGTAACATTGTAGGCTGGTGGGCTTGCCTCATTGGGCTGTCAGTTTATGTTGGGATTCTGGGTGCAGACCTCTTGGCGCGTCGTAGGGACGTGTATCCTATTCCTGAAC CTGTGCGTAATCGTCTCTGGAACTCTGCcggtttcttcttccttgttTGGGGTATTCACTATGCTCCATTCTTTGTGATGAACCGTCAGCTTTTCATTCACCACTACCTCCCCTCTCACCTCGCGTCTGCCCTTATCGCCGGCGCTGTCCTTCAATTTGTTCTTTCGGATACTATCAACTTCCCTGTTTCTATCCGTGGACCTACCACAAGAGCAAAGCCGAGGATGGTCACCGACATAGGGCTTAAAGGACCTATAATCTTTGCGGTGACATGTATTGTGTTGTTTGGGTTTTATGTTTATATGGCGCCATTGACCTATGGCACACCTGG ACTGACCGGAGACGAAGTGAATAGCAGAAGATTCCTGTCCTCTTGGACGCTTCATTTTGCCGCTAAGAAGACGGAGGATGTTGTCGTTTGA